From one Nycticebus coucang isolate mNycCou1 chromosome 14, mNycCou1.pri, whole genome shotgun sequence genomic stretch:
- the TPBGL gene encoding trophoblast glycoprotein-like, whose translation MAPRAGQPELWGPLLPGLLLVAAALSPPAAPCPFQCYCFVGPTLLLRCASGAELRQPPRDVPPEARNLTIVGANLTVLRAAAFAGGDADGEEAAAAVRLPLLTALRLTHNNIEVVEDGAFDGLPSLAALDLSHNPLRALGGSAFRRLPALRSLQLNHALARGGPMLLDSLDAALAPLDELRLLGLAGNGLSRLPPAALRLARLEQLDARLNALAGLGPDELRALGRSDDLPGPRLLLADNPLRCGCAVRPLLAWLRNATERVPDARRLRCAAPRTLHNRPLLDLDEARLHCADRNVDGRGEEAEAAGPELEASYVFFGLVLALIGLIFLMVLYLNRRGIQRWMRNLREACRDQMEGYHYRYEQDADPRRAPAPAAPAGSRATSPGSGL comes from the coding sequence ATGGCCCCGCGCGCGGGACAGCCGGAGCTCTGGGGACCGCTGCTGCCGGGGCTGCTGCTCGTGGCGGCGGCGCTGAGCCCGCCCGCTGCACCCTGTCCCTTCCAGTGCTACTGCTTCGTCGGCCCCACGCTTCTGTTGCGTTGCGCGTCGGGCGCGGAGCTCAGGCAGCCGCCGCGGGACGTGCCGCCCGAAGCGCGCAACCTCACCATCGTGGGCGCCAACCTCACTGTGCTGCGCGCGGCCGCCTTCGCCGGCGGGGACGCGGAcggggaggaggcggcggcggccgTGCGCCTGCCGCTGCTGACCGCGCTGCGCCTCACGCACAATAACATCGAGGTGGTGGAGGATGGAGCCTTCGACGGACTGCCCAGCCTGGCAGCGCTCGACCTGAGCCACAACCCGCTGCGCGCCTTGGGCGGCAGCGCCTTTCGCAGGCTGCCCGCGCTGCGATCTCTGCAACTCAACCACGCGCTGGCGCGGGGCGGCCCGATGCTGCTGGACTCACTGGACGCGGCGCTCGCCCCGCTGGACGAGCTGCGCCTCCTGGGCCTGGCGGGCAACGGGCTGAGCCGCCTGCCGCCCGCCGCGCTGCGCCTGGCGCGCCTGGAGCAGCTGGATGCCCGGCTCAATGCGCTGGCGGGCCTGGGCCCCGACGAGCTGCGTGCGCTTGGGCGCTCGGACGACCTCCCCGGGCCGCGCCTGCTGCTCGCCGACAACCCCCTGCGCTGCGGCTGCGCCGTGCGCCCCCTGCTGGCCTGGCTGCGTAACGCCACGGAGCGCGTACCCGACGCGCGGCGCCTCCGCTGCGCCGCCCCGCGGACGCTGCACAACCGGCCGCTGCTGGACCTGGACGAGGCGCGGCTGCACTGCGCGGACCGCAACGTCGACGGTCGCGGGGAAGAAGCGGAAGCCGCGGGCCCAGAGCTAGAGGCTTCCTACGTCTTCTTCGGCCTGGTACTGGCGCTGATCGGTCTCATCTTCCTCATGGTGCTCTACTTAAATCGCCGCGGCATCCAGCGCTGGATGCGCAACTTGCGCGAGGCCTGCCGGGACCAGATGGAGGGCTACCACTACCGCTACGAGCAGGACGCCGACCCGCGCCGCGCGCCGGCCCCGGCCGCGCCCGCCGGCTCCCGCGCCACGTCCCCAGGCTCGGGCCTCTGA
- the LOC128565038 gene encoding heterogeneous nuclear ribonucleoprotein F-like, translated as MLGPEGGEGFVVKLRGLPWSCSIEDVQNFLSNCTIHGGTAGVHFIYTREGRQSGEAFVELESEDDVKMALKKDRESMGHWYIEVFKSHRTEMDWVLKHRGPNSADSANDGFIRLRGLPFGCTKEEIVQFFSGLEILPNGITLPVDPEGKITGEAFVQFASQELAEKALGKHKERIGHRYIEVFKSSQEEVRSYSDPPLKFMSVQWPGPYDRPGTAWRYIGIVKQAGLDRMWPGAYSAGYSGYEEYRGLSDGYSFTTDLFGRDLSYYLSEMYDHRYGDGEFAVQSTTGHCVHMRGLPYKVTENDIYNLFSPLNPVRVHIEIGPDGRVTGKADVEFATHKEAVAAMSKDRANMQNRYIELFLNSTTGASNGAYSSQVMQGMGVSAAQATYSGLESQ; from the coding sequence ATGCTGGGCCCCGAGGGAGGTGAAGGTTTTGTGGTCAAGCTCCGTGGCCTACCCTGGTCCTGCTCTATTGAGGACGTGCAGAACTTCCTCTCCAACTGCACGATTCATGGTGGGACCGCAGGTGTCCACTTCATCTACACTAGAGAGGGCAGGCAGAGTGGTGAGGCTTTTGTTGAACTTGAATCAGAAGATGATGTAAAAATGGCCCTTAAAAAAGACAGGGAAAGCATGGGACACTGGTACATCGAGGTGTTCAAGTCCCACAGAACCGAGATGGATTGGGTGTTGAAGCACAGAGGTCCCAACAGTGCTGACAGCGCCAACGATGGCTTCATCCGTCTTCGAGGACTCCCATTTGGATGCACAAAGGAAGAAATTGTCCAGTTCTTCTCAGGGTTGGAAATCCTGCCAAATGGGATCACATTACCTGTGGACCCCGAGGGCAAGATAACAGGGGAAGCTTTTGTGCAGTTTGCCTCCCAGGAGTTAGCTGAGAAGGCTCTGGGGAAGCACAAGGAGAGGATAGGACACAGGTATATAGAAGTGTTCAAGAGCAGTCAGGAGGAAGTTAGGTCATACTCAGATCCCCCTCTAAAGTTCATGTCTGTGCAGTGGCCAGGGCCCTATGACCGCCCTGGCACAGCTTGGAGATACATTGGCATTGTGAAGCAAGCTGGCCTGGATAGGATGTGGCCTGGTGCCTACAGTGCAGGCTACAGTGGCTATGAAGAGTACAGAGGCCTCAGTGACGGCTACAGCTTCACCACTGACCTATTTGGGAGAGACCTCAGCTACTATCTCTCTGAGATGTATGACCACAGATATGGAGATGGTGAGTTCGCAGTGCAGAGCACCACTGGGCACTGCGTCCACATGAGGGGGCTGCCATACAAAGTGACCGAGAATGACATTTACAATTTATTCTCTCCACTCAACCCCGTGAGAGTGCATATTGAGATTGGCCCAGATGGAAGAGTGACTGGCAAAGCAGATGTAGAGTTTGCCACTCACAAAGAGGCTGTGGCAGCAATGTCGAAAGACAGGGCTAACATGCAGAACAGATACATAGAGCTCTTCTTGAATTCAACAACAGGGGCCAGCAATGGGGCATACAGCAGCCAGGTGATGCAAGGCATGGGGGTGTCAGCAGCCCAGGCCACTTACAGTGGGCTGGAGAGCCAGTGA